One Nerophis lumbriciformis linkage group LG21, RoL_Nlum_v2.1, whole genome shotgun sequence DNA segment encodes these proteins:
- the LOC133621398 gene encoding oxysterol-binding protein-related protein 10-like isoform X1 — protein MSGSIRRHTPAVSPGRRQQQPGDSADSSPHRKVRNTQALEGLLKKYTNMFHGWQDRYFVLDPVVGQLHYYRDEQSRSQRRPRGSMSLLGVMVVACKHFPFMFALHSSSGQSYKLRASSAEEQELWMSRLQLGSPCHSDNDAKVMSETQGEQKSLVHSNESVALGGGPLCSLNEEILLFKATSAATLSCLGECFTLLHHNVVRSHNQNQNQNHCSESLTRTASAEKPKPWSQRCSFSVNEVQPGNLKSSSQSPTHSASDNQSPKHGSNARKEDKDQNCIQSHPDSSFGRYISPKKQMTNDASQPFLYNNQSHKDEQLTNRPDQRDPSDETTDTEVNEEEDLGVLDEQRSIIRHLLSQLKLGMDLTKVVLPTFILEKRSLLEMYANFMAHPDLFLSITAGSTPEERMVRFVEYYLTAFHEGRKGAVAKKPYNPILGETFHCTWHVPPDHVRSLRESGCFTSTTPNSSHRLPEGGGKTPPEFYQVRFVAEQVSHHPPVSGFYCECKEKRMCVNTYVWTRSKFMGMSVGVSMVGEGVLHLSEHNEDYVFTLPCAYARSILAVPWVELGGKVTVSCAKTGYSATVTFHTKPFYGGKVHRVTAEVKHNRTGNIVCKAQGEWNGVLEFTYSNGESKIIDTSKLPVIKKKIRPVEKQEPNESRRVWQQVTASLRAGNMDEATEHKHRLEERQRSEGKQRAASKTPWDPQYFIQEGEAWVYHNPLWKVLDQKP, from the exons ATGAGCGGGTCAATACGCCGACACACTCCCGCTGTGTCCCCCGGCAGGAGGCAGCAACAGCCCGGGGATAGCGCGGACTCCTCGCCGCATAGGAAGGTCCGGAACACGCAAGCCCTGGAGGGTCTGCTGAAGAAATACACCAACATGTTCCATGGCTGGCAGGACAG ATATTTTGTACTCGACCCTGTGGTTGGCCAGCTTCACTATTATCGAGACGAACAGAGCAGAAGCCAGCGACGTCCCAGAGGGTCCATGTCTCTCCTCGGGGTGATGGTCGTCGCTTGCAAACACTTTCCCTTCATGTTTGCTCTTCACTCCTCATCTGGACAGTCCTACAAACTCCGAG CATCCAGTGCAGAGGAGCAGGAGCTATGGATGAGTCGGCTCCAGCTGGGTTCTCCATGCCACTCTGACAATGATgcgaag GTGATGAGCGAGACTCAAGGAGAACAGAAAAGCCTTGTCCACTCAAATGAATCTGTGGCCCTAGGAGGTGGACCCCTCTGCTCCCTGAATGAG GAGATTCTCCTTTTTAAAGCCACTTCTGCAGCCACTTTGAGCTGCTTGGGGGAATGCTTCACTTTGCTACACCACAATGTTGTTCGCTCCCACaaccagaaccagaaccagaaccaCTGTTCAGAGAGTTTGACTCGAACAGCTTCAGCAGAGAAGCCCAAGCCCTGGAGTCAGCGCTGCAGCTTCAGTGTGAATGAGGTGCAGCCTGGCAACCTCAAGTCGAGCAGTCAAAGCCCGACTCACTCAGCTAGTGACAACCAAAGTCCCAAACACGGCAGCAATGCTAGAAAAGAAGATAAAGACCAGAACTGCATCCAGAGTCATCCAG ACAGTTCATTTGGAAGGTACATATCTCCAAAGAAGCAGATGACCAATGATGCATCCCAACCTTTTCTGTATAACAACCAGTCCCACAAAGATGAG CAGCTGACCAACAGACCTGACCAGCGAGATCCCAGCGACGAGACCACAGACACCGAGGTGAACGAAGAGGAGGACCTTGGGGTTCTTGATGAACAACGAAGCATCATTCGCCATCTATTGTCCCAACTCAAACTCGGCATGGACCTCACCAAG GTTGTGCTCCCAACGTTCATACTGGAGAAGCGCTCCCTACTTGAGATGTACGCCAACTTCATGGCTCACCCCGACTTGTTTCTCTCCATCACGGCTGGCTCAACGCCGGAGGAGCGCATGGTCCGCTTTGTCGAGTACTACCTCACCGCCTTCCACGAGGGCCGCAAAGGGGCGGTGGCCAAGAAGCCCTACAACCCCATCCTGGGGGAGACATTCCATTGCACTTGGCATGTGCCCCCGGACCACGTTCGATCTCTCAGAGAAAGCGGCTGCTTCACGTCGACCACTCCAAACTCCTCACATAGGCTCCCAGAAGGCGGCGGAAAAACCCCACCCGAGTTTTACCAGGTTCGGTTTGTGGCTGAACAGGTGTCCCACCACCCGCCTGTGTCAGGCTTTTACTGTGAGTGCAAGGAGAAGAGGATGTGTGTCAATACTTACGTCTGGACCAGGAGCAAGTTCATGGGCATGTCTGTTGGAGTTTCAATGGTTGGAGAAG GTGTGCTGCATCTGTCAGAGCACAATGAAGACTATGTGTTCACACTGCCTTGCGCCTACGCCCGCTCTATTCTGGCTGTGCCCTGGGTGGAGCTGGGGGGGAAGGTCACAGTCAGCTGTGCCAAAACGGGGTACTCAGCCACAGTCACATTTCACACCAAACCTTTCTATGGAGGGAAAGTTCACAG AGTAACAGCTGAAGTAAAGCACAATCGGACAGGAAACATTGTGTGCAAAGCGCAGGGTGAGTGGAATGGGGTCCTTGAGTTTACCTACAGTAACGGAGAAAGCAAGATTATTGATACCTCCAAGCTGCCGGTCATCAAAAAGAAGATCAGGCCAGTAGAGAAGCAAGAACCAAATGAGTCACG GCGTGTTTGGCAGCAGGTGACAGCATCTCTGCGGGCGGGGAACATGGATGAAGCCACGGAACACAAACACCGTCTGGAGGAGAGACAGCGAAGCGAAGGCAAACAGAGAGCTGCTAGCAAAACTCCTTGGGACCCCCAATATTTCATCCAAGAG
- the LOC133621398 gene encoding oxysterol-binding protein-related protein 10-like isoform X2 gives MSGSIRRHTPAVSPGRRQQQPGDSADSSPHRKVRNTQALEGLLKKYTNMFHGWQDRYFVLDPVVGQLHYYRDEQSRSQRRPRGSMSLLGVMVVACKHFPFMFALHSSSGQSYKLRASSAEEQELWMSRLQLGSPCHSDNDAKVMSETQGEQKSLVHSNESVALGGGPLCSLNEEILLFKATSAATLSCLGECFTLLHHNVVRSHNQNQNQNHCSESLTRTASAEKPKPWSQRCSFSVNEVQPGNLKSSSQSPTHSASDNQSPKHGSNARKEDKDQNCIQSHPDSSFGRYISPKKQMTNDASQPFLYNNQSHKDELTNRPDQRDPSDETTDTEVNEEEDLGVLDEQRSIIRHLLSQLKLGMDLTKVVLPTFILEKRSLLEMYANFMAHPDLFLSITAGSTPEERMVRFVEYYLTAFHEGRKGAVAKKPYNPILGETFHCTWHVPPDHVRSLRESGCFTSTTPNSSHRLPEGGGKTPPEFYQVRFVAEQVSHHPPVSGFYCECKEKRMCVNTYVWTRSKFMGMSVGVSMVGEGVLHLSEHNEDYVFTLPCAYARSILAVPWVELGGKVTVSCAKTGYSATVTFHTKPFYGGKVHRVTAEVKHNRTGNIVCKAQGEWNGVLEFTYSNGESKIIDTSKLPVIKKKIRPVEKQEPNESRRVWQQVTASLRAGNMDEATEHKHRLEERQRSEGKQRAASKTPWDPQYFIQEGEAWVYHNPLWKVLDQKP, from the exons ATGAGCGGGTCAATACGCCGACACACTCCCGCTGTGTCCCCCGGCAGGAGGCAGCAACAGCCCGGGGATAGCGCGGACTCCTCGCCGCATAGGAAGGTCCGGAACACGCAAGCCCTGGAGGGTCTGCTGAAGAAATACACCAACATGTTCCATGGCTGGCAGGACAG ATATTTTGTACTCGACCCTGTGGTTGGCCAGCTTCACTATTATCGAGACGAACAGAGCAGAAGCCAGCGACGTCCCAGAGGGTCCATGTCTCTCCTCGGGGTGATGGTCGTCGCTTGCAAACACTTTCCCTTCATGTTTGCTCTTCACTCCTCATCTGGACAGTCCTACAAACTCCGAG CATCCAGTGCAGAGGAGCAGGAGCTATGGATGAGTCGGCTCCAGCTGGGTTCTCCATGCCACTCTGACAATGATgcgaag GTGATGAGCGAGACTCAAGGAGAACAGAAAAGCCTTGTCCACTCAAATGAATCTGTGGCCCTAGGAGGTGGACCCCTCTGCTCCCTGAATGAG GAGATTCTCCTTTTTAAAGCCACTTCTGCAGCCACTTTGAGCTGCTTGGGGGAATGCTTCACTTTGCTACACCACAATGTTGTTCGCTCCCACaaccagaaccagaaccagaaccaCTGTTCAGAGAGTTTGACTCGAACAGCTTCAGCAGAGAAGCCCAAGCCCTGGAGTCAGCGCTGCAGCTTCAGTGTGAATGAGGTGCAGCCTGGCAACCTCAAGTCGAGCAGTCAAAGCCCGACTCACTCAGCTAGTGACAACCAAAGTCCCAAACACGGCAGCAATGCTAGAAAAGAAGATAAAGACCAGAACTGCATCCAGAGTCATCCAG ACAGTTCATTTGGAAGGTACATATCTCCAAAGAAGCAGATGACCAATGATGCATCCCAACCTTTTCTGTATAACAACCAGTCCCACAAAGATGAG CTGACCAACAGACCTGACCAGCGAGATCCCAGCGACGAGACCACAGACACCGAGGTGAACGAAGAGGAGGACCTTGGGGTTCTTGATGAACAACGAAGCATCATTCGCCATCTATTGTCCCAACTCAAACTCGGCATGGACCTCACCAAG GTTGTGCTCCCAACGTTCATACTGGAGAAGCGCTCCCTACTTGAGATGTACGCCAACTTCATGGCTCACCCCGACTTGTTTCTCTCCATCACGGCTGGCTCAACGCCGGAGGAGCGCATGGTCCGCTTTGTCGAGTACTACCTCACCGCCTTCCACGAGGGCCGCAAAGGGGCGGTGGCCAAGAAGCCCTACAACCCCATCCTGGGGGAGACATTCCATTGCACTTGGCATGTGCCCCCGGACCACGTTCGATCTCTCAGAGAAAGCGGCTGCTTCACGTCGACCACTCCAAACTCCTCACATAGGCTCCCAGAAGGCGGCGGAAAAACCCCACCCGAGTTTTACCAGGTTCGGTTTGTGGCTGAACAGGTGTCCCACCACCCGCCTGTGTCAGGCTTTTACTGTGAGTGCAAGGAGAAGAGGATGTGTGTCAATACTTACGTCTGGACCAGGAGCAAGTTCATGGGCATGTCTGTTGGAGTTTCAATGGTTGGAGAAG GTGTGCTGCATCTGTCAGAGCACAATGAAGACTATGTGTTCACACTGCCTTGCGCCTACGCCCGCTCTATTCTGGCTGTGCCCTGGGTGGAGCTGGGGGGGAAGGTCACAGTCAGCTGTGCCAAAACGGGGTACTCAGCCACAGTCACATTTCACACCAAACCTTTCTATGGAGGGAAAGTTCACAG AGTAACAGCTGAAGTAAAGCACAATCGGACAGGAAACATTGTGTGCAAAGCGCAGGGTGAGTGGAATGGGGTCCTTGAGTTTACCTACAGTAACGGAGAAAGCAAGATTATTGATACCTCCAAGCTGCCGGTCATCAAAAAGAAGATCAGGCCAGTAGAGAAGCAAGAACCAAATGAGTCACG GCGTGTTTGGCAGCAGGTGACAGCATCTCTGCGGGCGGGGAACATGGATGAAGCCACGGAACACAAACACCGTCTGGAGGAGAGACAGCGAAGCGAAGGCAAACAGAGAGCTGCTAGCAAAACTCCTTGGGACCCCCAATATTTCATCCAAGAG